The Fragaria vesca subsp. vesca linkage group LG2, FraVesHawaii_1.0, whole genome shotgun sequence genome includes a window with the following:
- the LOC101291696 gene encoding haloalkane dehalogenase-like, with translation MAAQANTPSLCYTHKLQFFLHNPIPASISLVGNGRGQKKPLNLSCSSFGDDDYYIDADYQAGDGFSFSGGKYSGEPSPSDEWFKQGKIVKAYTSLGSGEKAKDPIFGLAMGADSQAAADVFRWFCVESGSADNPSVILIHGLPSQAYSYRKVLPILSKAYHAIAFDWLGFGFSDKPQPKYGFDYTLNEYVTSLESFINEVAVGKVSLVVQGYFAPAAVKYASIHQEKIDNIILLNPPLTAKHANLPSTLSVFSNFLLGEIFSQDPLRASDKTLTSCGPYKIKEDDAMVYRNPYLTSGAAGFALNAISRDMKKELKKYVEEMRTILTDENWKVPTTICWGKRDRWLTYDGVEDFCKDSKHKLIEIPMAGHHVQEDRGEELGQIIYDIIRKRRFGL, from the exons ATGGCTGCCCAAGCCAACACCCCTTCTCTTTGTTACACTCATAAACTTCAATTCTTCCTCCACAATCCTATTCCTGCATCCATTTCTCTTGTTGGTAACGGCAGGGGCCAAAAGAAGCCTCTCAATCTCAGTTGCAGCTCCTTTGGCGATGAT GATTATTACATAGACGCTGATTATCAAGCGGGTGATGGCTTTTCTTTCAGTGGAG GAAAGTATTCAGGTGAACCAAGCCCTTCTGATGAATGGTTCAAGCAAGGGAAGATA GTGAAAGCTTATACTTCTCTTGGTTCCGGTGAGAAGGCGAAAGATCCAATCTTTGGACTTGCAATGGGTGCTGATTCTCAGGCAGCTGCTGATGTCTTCAG ATGGTTCTGCGTTGAATCCGGAAGTGCTGACAATCCTTCAGTTATACTGATTCATGGCTTACCTTCTCAG GCTTACTCTTACCGCAAGGTTCTTCCAATACTTTCTAAAGCCTATCATGCCATTGCTTTTGATTGGTTAG GCTTTGGATTTTCAGATAAACCTCAACCCAAGTATGGCTTTGACTACACTCTCAATG AGTATGTAACATCGTTGGAGTCTTTTATCAATGAAGTTGCTGTTGGAAAGGTCTCACTCGTTGTGCAG GGTTACTTTGCACCGGCAGCTGTTAAATATGCCAGCATTCATCAGGAAAAGATTGACAACATAATACTCTTAAATCCCCCT CTAACAGCAAAGCATGCAAACCTTCCTTCAACCTTGTCCGTATTCAGCAATTTTTTGTTAGGTGAAATCTTCTCTCAGG ATCCTTTAAGGGCAAGTGATAAAACCTTGACAAGTTGCGGACCTTATAAAATCAAAGAGGATGATGCCATGGTTTATAGAAATCCTTACCTCACATCTGGGGCGGCTGGCTTTGCACTAAATGCAATCAGTAGGGACATGAAGAAGGAGTTGAAG AAATATGTGGAGGAAATGCGAACAATACTAACAGATGAGAACTGGAAAGTTCCAACTACAATATGTTGGGGAAAAAGAGACCGCTGGTTGACTTATGATGGAGTGGAGGATTTCTGCAAGGATTCAAAGCATAAGCTTATAGAAATTCCAATG GCAGGCCATCACGTCCAGGAGGATCGTGGTGAAGAACTTGGACAAATCATTTACGATATTATCAGAAAAAGGAGATTCGGTTTATGA
- the LOC101291991 gene encoding uncharacterized protein LOC101291991: MGMFVKAETSMCTKPMGSCESLDCNAVCDNDHPGGAGICDEKNTCNCHYSCSEKTNSTPAIDKSCKAAVVFFFGSHFVVTDYKEKFLSWGLVDAMHNAMSKNCEAQCRPEGTEALPKGIVSKTSDFVMQPLWGPRTPKKPKSSTNLLAMAVGIKQKESANKIVNKFLSSDFVVMLFHYDGNVNDWRDLEWSGQAIHVSAMNQTKWWYAKRFLHPDIVSEYAFIFLWDEDLGIENFNVGRYLSIIKKEGLEISQPALDPDSSEVHHDLTARDKRSEVHRKINKTIGGGRRCNENSTDPPCTGFVEMMAPVFSRASWRCVWHMIQNDLVHAWGLDFQLGYCSQGDRTKNIGIVDSEYIVHYGLPTLGGSAANKTNAEEQDQAAKNISLPTSEQLAPSRSPPSGPRIEVRKLSLVELERFKNRWKKAIREDNCWVDPYQQPPQQSKK, from the exons ATGGGGATGTTTGTGAAGGCAGAAACATCTATGTGTACCAAACCAATGGGTTCTTGTGAAAGCCTTGACTGCAATGCAGTTTGTGACAATGATCATCCTGGTGGTGCCGGAATTTGTGACGAGAAAAACACTTGCAATTGCCATTACTCTTGTTCTGAGAAAACAAACTCAACCCCAGCGATTGATAAATCTTGCAAAGCCGCCGTGG TTTTCTTCTTTGGAAGCCATTTTGTTGTCACAGATTATAAAGAG AAGTTCTTATCATGGGGATTGGTTGATGCTATGCACAATGCAATGTCTAAAAATTGCGAG GCTCAATGCAGACCTGAGGGAACAGAGGCATTACCTAAAGGAATTGTTTCCAAGACCTCTGATTTTGTAATGCAGCCGTTATGGGGACCCCGAACTCCAAAG AAACCAAAGTCATCAACAAATTTACTTGCCATGGCAGTTGGAATTAAGCAAAAAGAAAGTGCAAACAAAATTGTAAACAAG TTTCTATCAAGTGATTTCGTCGTAATGCTATTTCATTATGATGGTAATGTAAATGATTGGCGGGATTTGGAATGGAGTGGTCAGGCCATACATGTATCTGCTATGAATCAAACCAAGTG GTGGTATGCGAAGCGATTCTTACACCCAGATATTGTTTCTGAGTATGCATTCATCTTCCTTTGGGATGAAGACCTTGGAATTGAGAACTTTAATGTTGGAAG ATATCTATCAATTATTAAAAAAGAGGGGCTTGAAATATCACAGCCAGCACTTGATCCTGACAGCTCGGAGGTGCATCATGATCTTACAGCAAGAGACAAGAGATCAGAAGTACATAG AAAGATAAACAAGACAATTGGTGGTGGAAGGCGTTGCAATGAAAATAGCACAGATCCTCCATGCACAGG GTTTGTTGAAATGATGGCTCCTGTATTTTCAAGAGCATCGTGGCGCTGTGTGTGGCATATGATTCAG AATGACTTGGTTCATGCATGGGGATTGGATTTTCAGCTTGGTTATTGTTCACAG GGTGATCGAACCAAAAACATAGGAATTGTTGATTCTGAGTACATTGTTCATTATGGTCTTCCTACACTAGGGGGTTCTGCAGCAAACAAA ACGAATGCTGAAGAACAAGATCAAGCTGCTAAAAATATAAGCTTGCCTACTTCAGAACAACTG GCACCATCACGGTCACCTCCATCTGGCCCTAGAATTGAG GTGAGGAAGCTATCCTTAGTTGAACTAGAAAGATTCAAGAACAGATGGAAAAAGGCAATTAGAGAAGATAATTGCTGGGTTGATCCATACCAACAGCCACCACAGCAGAGTAAAAAATAG
- the LOC101292280 gene encoding haloalkane dehalogenase-like, which translates to MVEGEDGRHDGESDGGMKDRPEVAQCGDATGGGTIGTECVICAELGVDVGTRDNLACDTPPPRNPRILQGRKKCYLILCNRWFCVESRSADNPSVILIHGLPSQAYSYRKVLPILSKAYHAIAFDWLGFGFSDKPQPKYGFDYTLSVYVTSLESFINEVAVGKVSLVVQGYFAPAAVKYASIHQEKIDNIILLNPPLTAKHANLPSTLSVFSNFLLGEIFSQDPLRASDKTLTSCGPYKIKEDDAMVYRNPYLTSGAAGFALNAISRDMKKELKKYVEEMRTILTDENWKVPTTICWGKRDRWLTYDGVEDFCKDSKHKLIEIPMAGHHVQEDCGEELGQIIYDIIRKRRFGL; encoded by the exons ATGGTAGAAG GTGAAGATGGCCGGCATGATGGGGAAAGCGATGGTGGGATGAAGGACCGGCCTGAAGTTGCTCAGTGTGGCGATGCCACTGGTGGTGGGACAATAGGAACTGAATGTGTGATCTG TGCTGAGTTGGGGGTTGATGTTGGGACTCGAGACAATCTTGCATGTGATACT CCCCCTCCCAGGAATCCACGAATCCTACAAGGAAGGAAGAAGTGCTACCTGATTTTGTGCAATAGATGGTTCTGCGTTGAATCCAGAAGTGCTGACAATCCTTCAGTTATACTGATTCATGGCTTACCTTCTCAG GCTTACTCTTACCGCAAGGTTCTTCCAATACTTTCTAAAGCCTATCATGCCATTGCTTTTGATTGGTTA GGCTTTGGATTTTCAGATAAACCTCAACCCAAGTATGGCTTTGACTACACTCTCAGTG TATATGTAACATCGTTGGAGTCTTTTATCAATGAAGTTGCTGTTGGAAAGGTCTCACTCGTTGTGCAG GGTTACTTTGCACCGGCAGCTGTTAAATACGCCAGCATTCATCAGGAAAAGATTGACAACATAATACTCTTAAATCCCCCT CTTACAGCGAAGCATGCAAACCTTCCTTCAACCTTGTCCGTATTCAGCAATTTTTTGTTAGGTGAAATCTTCTCTCAG GATCCTTTAAGAGCAAGTGATAAAACCTTGACAAGTTGCGGACCTTATAAAATAAAAGAGGATGATGCCATGGTTTATAGAAATCCCTACCTCACATCTGGGGCGGCTGGCTTTGCACTAAATGCAATCAGTAGGGACATGAAGAAGGAGTTGAAG AAATATGTGGAGGAAATGCGAACAATACTAACAGATGAGAACTGGAAAGTTCCAACTACAATATGTTGGGGAAAAAGAGACCGCTGGTTGACTTATGATGGAGTGGAGGATTTCTGCAAGGATTCAAAGCATAAGCTTATAGAAATTCCAATG GCAGGCCATCACGTCCAGGAGGATTGTGGTGAAGAACTTGGACAAATCATTTATGATATTATCAGAAAAAGGAGATTCGGTTTATGA